In Fimbriimonadaceae bacterium, the genomic window TAAGATAACACTCTAAAGCCATCGCGGCCAGCATCATCGCGGGCCTGATCTGCATGCGGTCGCGCAGCGCCGCCGTGAACGGTGCGGACTCCTCGGGCGCCAGTTCGGGCGATCCCCCAGCGGTGATTCGCCTGTTCTGTTTCCTCACAAGCTGTTTCATCCGTTCGCCTCCGCCGCGAGCGCGAGTCTCGACCAACGAAAAGGCATACTCCAAGTCGCTACCCATCCTATACCAAAGGTCGGCGCTATCGAGCGTGTAGCCAACTGCCTGAAAAGCTAGGCCCACATCCTTATACTTCGCCATACCCTACGGCCTCGTCACCTTCACCGCACGCGAGCCCTTCTCATTCCCCGTGGTCAGCTTCACGAAAACCTTATACCAAACGTGCGAGCCCGACGCCACGAGCCCGTCGTCCGACAGAAACTCCAAGATTCCCGGAAGGTTGTTGCCGAGAACCACCGCCTCGTCGTCCTTCCACTTTGTCGAGCCGAGGCAGCCGCGCAGTTCGTACTCCTGCAGGTCGGGGTCGTCGCTCGTGGTGTAGTTGATCTTCGCCTTCTCCAGCACCGCATCCCACATCGCCGACACGTTGACGGCCTTCGGCGTATGGCCGGCGGGCGGCGTGAGCTTCGGCAGCGACTGCACCAGCGGATGGTTGGCCGGAAACGTCGCGAGCACGGCCTGCCGGTATTGCTTCAGCCGCTCATAGATCGGGGTCCAGGTGAAATCCCGCGCCTCCAGCGACTGCTGAAACGCCTGCTCGTTCGTGCCGACCGTCGTGAACGCGGTGTTCAACGTCGTCTGGTCGCCCGTGAAGAGCAGCACGCTGTACGAGCCCGACAGCGCGAGCGGCGGCGTGAACCCCGAGATCGGCGGCACGTTGACATTGATCGTCGTCCAGAGGTCCTTCATGTCCTGCATCAGCTCCCGCCACTTGCCGGGTCCATCGAGGAACTTCGGCGTCAGCGGGATCGAGCGGATGTAGCGCGTGCCGGGCAGAAAGCCGCGTACGGCCGGGCCGAACTGAAGCATGCGGGCGCGCACGTTCGCCCGCTTGATGTCGCGGTCGCCCCGCGCGGTCTGCAGCAGGTTGAGCTTGCCGGGCACGGCGTTCAGGGCGGCCTCCAGGGTCGCCCGGTCGGTGACCAGCGTCGCACGGACGTAGCCACCGAGCAGCGTCAGCTCGCTCGGGGCAAGGGCAGCGTTTACGTCCAGCCAATGCTGGAGAAATTCATCAATTACGACGAGCCATGATCCGATTCCTGTGACGGGCATTTCAATATCCTCCGACCTACGGACGAAACGCCCGCGCAAAGAGGAGCGCCAAAGCGCAAGAAATTGTTGCTGCACGCCTTTTTAACTCCGCCAGTGGCCTTACTGACGTGGCTAGGCGGGTTCTTGATGTCACTAGCTGCCACCCTAATCCCGCCAAGGACATTCCTAATCTCAATAGTTGTGTCCCTAATGGCGCTTTCCGTGCCTATTACTTCGCTTGGGGACCTCCTAACGTGTCTTGTTGCGCTTCACACGCCGCTTGCCGAGGCCCTAACGTCACTCTTCGAGCCCCTAACTCGACGTTAGACGGTCCGGGAGTGAAGTAAGGCGCACTTGGAGTTACGTGGCTCGCGCACAACTTGCCGAAGGTGGCGGTGTCAGCCGGCTGCGCCGCTACCGGGCATCCGGGTGAGCGGTGAGGCGTTTCATGTCGCTCGGCTTGGCCAATTGAAGCTGAAGGACTTCCTGCGTCAGCCGCATGCCTTCCCAGGTCAGTCGGGTTTCGATCATCACCATATCGCCCCGTCTCAGGGACTTGAGGCGATCGACCATGGCCTCCTCGGCGGCAAGGACGGTGAACTCCACGTCGTGCGGGTCGATCAGCTGGAGCACGGTGCCCGCCCGCCGAAGGTCGACCACCTGATAAGGTCCCCTGAGTGCCATATCCTCAGCGATGGATTGTACAGCGAGCGTACGCCGACCGGCGCAAGCTTGCCCTCTTCAGTCCTTGAAGCATTGGATTGCTCTCCGGCAAGCTCTGCACACGGGCCGCCCGTCGGCTATTTGAAGACGATGTGGGGGCGGTTCGACTCGTCGAAGTTCGCTTCGACGTAGGACTCAGCGAATTGGCGGGCCTCCTCCTGCGTTCGAAACGCGAACAACTCCACGTTGGCAGCGGCATCCGTTTTCACAACGGCCGGCACGCCAACCCTGACGATCCAGATGTCGTCATGACCCTCAGGGGTTATGAGATGAATGCTGATTTCTAACAACAAGCCTCCGGCTGTCCCCGGTTCGGTGGCTGTAGCTTATCTTAGAGGCTGGGACAAAGCGATAGGTGAACTATAAACATTCAGGTCACCGCCATATTGATTCTCTCTGCAGCGTGGCTCGCGTCAGTGTCGAGGGTCGGGCCGGGGCCGATAAGGACCCATAATAACCCTGACTCATGAGAGCCTTCGCCCTCGGGCTGTGTCTGCTGATTGCCGGCTGCGGCGGGACCGGAATCAATTTCCTCGACGACTTCGACGGGGTGGTGATCGAGCCGATTGGCAAGTCCTTCTCCTCGCTGGGTGACCGCGTCAAGTTCGAGGTCCCCGCCAATGCCTTTGCGCAGACCGTGACGATGACGATTGCGGAGGCGTTGGGGCTGCCGACCCTGCCCTTCATCCTCCTCGCCACCGCCTTCGACGTGAGGGTCACCGGCGGGGTGGCGCAAAAGGACATCGGCATCACCGTTGCGTTCAACCCTGCGGATCTTGGCAACATCGCCGAGAGCACGCTCACGATCTTTCGGATCGTCAACGGCGACGCCCAAGCGATTTCCAATCCCGTCGTGGACGAAGCCGCCAACACCGTCACCGTGCAGGTGGGCGACCCTAACGGGACCTTCGTCGTCGGCCATCAACCGTAAATCCGAGCGGCGAACGGCCCCGCGCATTCGTCATAATTCCGTAGTCGGACGCAATGGAGCGGATCGAAACAGCGATGACGCCGATCGCGCCTTGGTGCGAGGGGCGTCTTTCTCTTTTTCCAGGGAACCAGGGAGGATATGACACCAAAAGAAGCCATTAACTTTGTTCACGAGAACGAAGTTCAAATCATCGACATCCGTTTTACCGACCTGTTTGGAATGTGGCACCACTTCAGCATTCCGGCGACAGACTTCAGCGAGGCGCTTTTCGAAGACGGTATCGGCTTCGATGGTTCCAGCATCCGCGGCTTCCAGGCCATCAACGAGTCGGACATGCTGCTGATTCCCGATCCAGACACGATCTTCCTGGATCCCTTCAGCGAATACTGCCAGGCCGCGATCATCTGCGACATCGAGGACCCGATCACTCGCGAACGGTACAGCCGCGATCCTCGGCAGGTGATCCACAAGTGCGAGCAGTACGTCAAGTCGACGGGAATCGGCGACACCGTTTTCGTCGGACCCGAAGCCGAGTTCTTCCTCCTCGACAAGCTCCGCTATGAGAATTCGCCGCAAGGCGCCTTCTACGAGATCGACAGCGAAGAAGCCCACTGGAACTCCGGTGCGGAATGGTCCACCGGCTACACCCACCGCCAGAAGGGAGGGTACTTCCCTTGCTCACCGGCCGACCGGCTCCAGGACATCCGGAGCGAGATGCTGATGAAGCTCATGGAGATGGGAGTCCACATCGAGGTCCACCATCACGAAGTGGGAAGCGCGGGCCAATGCGAGATCGACATGCGTTTCGACACCCTCAAGGTGATGGCGGACAAGCTCCAGAAATACAAGTACGTGGTTCGGAACGTCGCCGCCGCTCACGGAATGGCCGCGACCTTCATGCCCAAGCCATTGTTCGGCGACAACGGCAGCGGCATGCACGTCCACTGGTCAATCTGGAAGAACGGGGAGACCCTGATGTACGATGAAGCCGGTTATGCGGGCCTGAGCGACCTTTCTCGATGGGCCATCGGGGGCATCCTGCGCCACGCTTCAGCCCTGCTCGCCTTCTGCGCGCCCTCCACGAACAGCTATCGGCGCCTGGTTCCGGGTTACGAGGCTCCGATCAATCTGATCTATTCGGCGCGCAACCGGTCGGCTTGCGTGCGCATTCCGATGTTTAACAAGTCGCCAAAGGCGAAGCGGATCGAGTTCCGGGCGCCAGACCCAAGCGCGAACGGCTATCTCGCATTTTCGGCGATTACGATGGCCGCTCTCGACGGCATTCAGAACCGGATAGAGCCTCCAAAGCCGATCGACAAGGACCTTTACGAACTTCCGCCCCTGGAGAAGGCGGATATCGCGCAGACTCCCGGATCGCTTCGAGAGGTTCTGGTCGCGCTGAAGAACGACCACGAGTTCCTGCTGCGAGGCGACGTGTTTACCAAAGACCTATTGGACACCTACATCGCTTACAAGATGGAGCATGAGGTTGAAGCGATCGACCTTCGTCCGCATCCCTACGAGTTCTACCTTTACTCGGACGTCTAATCGACAAGCGGCCGATAGACCGCTGGGTTCCGGGCAGCGAACGAGTTCGTCTCGTAGATGCCCGGAATCATTACATTTTGCTTGTTCCTCGGCCAGGCAAGATCCAGATTCCCATAGATCATGCCTTCACCGTCAGCCTGGTAGGCCAGCACCTCACCGGCCGGGTCGACGATCTGGCTGCCGCCAATGAACTGGAATCCGTTCTCTGTCCCTGCACGGTTGCATGCGGCCAAATAGACCTTGTTCTCTATCGCCCTGGCCCTGGCCAGTAGGTCCCGGTTGGCTTGGGCTCCGTCGGGCCAATTGGTTGGCAGCGCAATGAGGTCCGCACCTTTTAGCGCAAGGACCCGCGCGGCTTCGGGGAACCTCAGATCGAAGCAGATGATCACCCCCAGCCTGAGCGTATCGCCATCCCGGGTGGGAAGCTCGAATATAG contains:
- the glnA1 gene encoding Glutamine synthetase: MTPKEAINFVHENEVQIIDIRFTDLFGMWHHFSIPATDFSEALFEDGIGFDGSSIRGFQAINESDMLLIPDPDTIFLDPFSEYCQAAIICDIEDPITRERYSRDPRQVIHKCEQYVKSTGIGDTVFVGPEAEFFLLDKLRYENSPQGAFYEIDSEEAHWNSGAEWSTGYTHRQKGGYFPCSPADRLQDIRSEMLMKLMEMGVHIEVHHHEVGSAGQCEIDMRFDTLKVMADKLQKYKYVVRNVAAAHGMAATFMPKPLFGDNGSGMHVHWSIWKNGETLMYDEAGYAGLSDLSRWAIGGILRHASALLAFCAPSTNSYRRLVPGYEAPINLIYSARNRSACVRIPMFNKSPKAKRIEFRAPDPSANGYLAFSAITMAALDGIQNRIEPPKPIDKDLYELPPLEKADIAQTPGSLREVLVALKNDHEFLLRGDVFTKDLLDTYIAYKMEHEVEAIDLRPHPYEFYLYSDV
- the amiF gene encoding Formamidase, producing the protein MAPCENAERAARAIGEAAETGCELLIFPEAFLSGYCADSAEVAGELALGEEDLRTPTAIIQEAVDLHRCAAVVGYTAFEDTGIYNRAMIVIPGSQPGMYSKTHLPLLGFDRFATPGDTLPIFELPTRDGDTLRLGVIICFDLRFPEAARVLALKGADLIALPTNWPDGAQANRDLLARARAIENKVYLAACNRAGTENGFQFIGGSQIVDPAGEVLAYQADGEGMIYGNLDLAWPRNKQNVMIPGIYETNSFAARNPAVYRPLVD